A region of Drosophila mauritiana strain mau12 chromosome 3L, ASM438214v1, whole genome shotgun sequence DNA encodes the following proteins:
- the LOC117139770 gene encoding membrane-associated guanylate kinase, WW and PDZ domain-containing protein 3 isoform X5, which translates to MRLGGSGIPYDGDPLTMSAAGNDYAELCDLGPSRWSARPYGYNATAAAAASFGLGPSMGGTQSSSSVPTGGSAGLSGHHLRSSGAPGPSSFEAEDIGMAFGMISPPPGSGPYVGSSAAAGGSRVGNSTSSLRGAGGRSGLYYSPPGTSYTIVERPHSPHYYFNSAGVPTKGGSLPGRGSAYLSSSPASHMAAGTAGTLPTSTAASGRSMGQHASSNGNKKRPISPEQVLRMFGATQSSSVPTSSYHYSNGGTRDRDRTGRGGPASSPPSTTHQIYRDRERERDRSVPNIHELTTRTVSMSRDQQIDHGFGICVKGGKDSGLGVYISRIEENSVAERAGLRPGDTILEVNGTPFTSINHEEALKRCVQILKSSRQISMTVRAPPTLNSTAPLHGFGPPSRDPMYASMAPPLHPQNQAAAAAAAAAASGAGLPFRQTCSWMDRHGRPASPPMEYGGRRSERRDRIRRVELLIEPGQSLGLMIRGGVEYGLGIFVTGVDKDSVADRSGLMIGDEILEVNGQSFLDVTHDEAVGQLKYHKRMSLVIRDVGKVPHSCTSIEMEPWDAYSPTGTRARRKGQIATMVEEKARSLLPRHHFASLSYYIAEYSAKAMTIDAFVAVLLEMLDTYEKHTLVTEIRELVFPEDRTRYDELVYRRERDPYSVDRHRRKGDPARDLPVTADDLEIIAATGRSPSSDSGLGMTVTDIHKRPALQLPHRPMSAGPILHRSQPASHYQTGSNQSSSSLSPPQQQQQQQHYQPHHASLRHLGGIGGNVGSGRHHHHPLGPSQLKFRQTKDNQQQEYGCDEHRTRRGSETLLPEYEPDASMQRLSAEQNGGSTTEQTHEHNPNVVPDHRGNLHITVKKTKPILGIAIEGGANTKHPLPRIINIHENGAAFEAGGLEVGQLILEVDGTKVEGLHHQEVARLIAECFANREKAEITFLVVEAKKSNLEPKPTALIFLEA; encoded by the exons ATGCGCCTTGGGGGCAGTGGCATTCCATACGACGGCGACCCCCTGACAATGAGCGCAGCTGGCAACGACTATGCCGAACTCTGTGATCTTGGACCCTCGCGATGGAGTGCCCGACCCTACGGATACAATGCGACCGCAGCGGCAGCCGCCAGCTTTGGCCTTGGGCCCTCAATGGGCGGAACGCAGTCGTCGTCGAGCGTGCCGACGGGCGGATCGGCGGGACTCAGTGGTCACCACCTGCGCAGTAGTGGAGCGCCGGGGCCGAGCAGCTTCGAGGCGGAGGACATTGGAATGGCCTTTGGCATGATCAGTCCGCCGCCGGGCAGCGGACCCTACGTTGGCtcgtcggcggcggcgggcGGTTCGCGCGTTGGCAACAGCACCAGTTCGTTGCGCGGTGCCGGCGGTCGATCCGGATTGTATTACTCCCCGCCGGGCACCTCTTACACGATCGTCGAGCGCCCCCACTCGCCGCACTACTACTTCAACTCGGCGGGCGTGCCCACCAAGGGCGGCTCGTTGCCGGGGCGTGGCAGCGCCTATCTCAGCTCCTCACCCGCCAGCCACATGGCCGCCGGAACGGCGGGCACACTACCCACATCGACGGCGGCCAGTGGGCGATCGATGGGCCAGCACGCGagcagcaacggcaacaaGAAGCGGCCCATATCGCCGGAGCAGGTGCTCCGCATGTTCGGCGCCACCCAGTCGTCATCAGTTCCTACGAGTAGCTACCACTACAGCAACGGCGGCACGCGGGATCGGGATCGCACCGGCAGGGGGGGCCCCGCCAGCAGTCCGCCTTCCACCACCCACCAG ATTTATCGGGATCGGGAGCGGGAAAGGGATCGTAGTGTCccgaatatccatgaacttaCGACGCGAACCGTTTCCATGTCGCGCGACCAGCAAATCGATCATGGCTTCGGCATTTGCGTAAAAGGAGGCAAAGACTCAG gctTAGGCGTCTACATCTCACGCATCGAGGAAAATTCGGTGGCCGAGCGCGCTGGCTTGCGACCCGGTGATACAATCCTAGAGGTGAATGGCACCCCCTTCACCTCAATCAATCACGAGGAGGCGCTGAAG AGATGTGTGCAGATATTGAAATCGTCACGTCAAATCAGTATGACGGTGCGAGCGCCGCCCACTCTGAACTCGACCGCCCCGCTCCACGGCTTCGGTCCGCCCTCCCGCGACCCCATGTACGCGTCGATGGCTCCCCCCCTGCACCCACAGAACCaggcggcagcggcagcagcggcggcggcggcctCCGGGGCGGGTCTGCCCTTCCGCCAGACCTGCTCCTGGATGGACCGCCACGGACGACCCGCCTCCCCGCCCATGGAGTACGGGGGCAGGCGCAGCGAGCGAAGGGATCG CATACGTCGTGTAGAGCTGCTGATCGAGCCGGGTCAATCTCTGGGCCTGATGATCCGTGGCGGCGTGGAGTACGGCCTGGGGATCTTTGTCACCGGCGTGGATAAGGACAGCGTGGCGGATCGTTCCGGACTGATGATTGGCGACGAGATCCTCGAGGTCAATGGGCAATCCTTTCTCGATGTGACGCACGACGAAGCGGTGGGTCAGTTGAAGTACCACAAACGCATGTCGCTGGTGATACGTGACGTGGGCAAGGTGCCCCACTCCTGCACCTCCATCGAGATGGAGCCCTGGGACGCCTACAGTCCAACGGGCACAAG AGCACGCCGAAAAGGTCAAATTGCGACCATGGTGGAGGAGAAGGCGCGCTCCCTGCTGCCCCGTCATCACTTTGCAAGCCTTTCGTACTATATTGCCGAATATAGTGCGAAAGCAATGACCATAGATGCCTTTGTTGCCGTCTTGTTAGAGATGTTAGATACGTACGAAAAG CACACGCTAGTGACGGAAATACGGGAATTAGTTTTCCCCGAGGATCGCACGCGATACGATGAGCTCGTCTATCGCAGAGAACGCGATCCTTATAGCGTGGATAGGCATAGG CGTAAGGGAGACCCCGCCCGTGATTTGCCG GTAACTGCCGATGATTTGGAAATAATAGCCGCCACCGGACGGAGTCCTTCGTCGGACTCGGGCCTGGGCATGACCGTAACGGATATACACAAACG ACCCGCACTACAGTTGCCCCATCGGCCCATGTCGGCGGGACCCATACTGCATCGCTCACAGCCAGCATCACATTATCAGACAGGCAGCAACCAGTCCTCATCATCATTGTCGCctccacaacaacaacagcagcagcaacactaTCAACCCCACCATGCCTCATTGCGTCATCTGGGCGGTATCGGCGGCAACGTGGGATCCGGTCGTCATCATCACCATCCGTTGGGACCAAGTCAATTGAAATTCAGGCAGACCAAAGACAATCAGCAACAG GAATACGGCTGTGATGAGCACAGAACTCGCCGGGGCAGCGAAACCCTTTTACCGGAATACGAACCAGATGCG TCCATGCAGCGTCTGTCAGCGGAGCAAAATGGTGGTTCAACGACTGAACAAACACATGAACACAATCCAAACGTCGTACCTGATCATAGAGGCAACTTACACATTACAGTTAAGAAAACCAAACCAATTTTAGGTATTGCTATCGAAGGTGGTGCTAATACAAAACACCCGCTCCCTAGGATAATCAATATCCAT GAAAATGGTGCAGCATTTGAAGCGGGCGGCCTAGAAGTCGGCCAACTCATCCTGGAGGTAGATGGAACCAAAGTGGAGGGTCTGCATCATCAG GAGGTTGCTCGACTAATAGCCGAATGCTTTGCTAATCGTGAAAAGGCTGAAATAACCTTCTTAGTTGTCGaagcaaaaaaatcaaatttggaACCGAAGCCGACGGCGCTGATATTTTTAGAAGCCTAA
- the LOC117139770 gene encoding whirlin isoform X2, with protein MRLGGSGIPYDGDPLTMSAAGNDYAELCDLGPSRWSARPYGYNATAAAAASFGLGPSMGGTQSSSSVPTGGSAGLSGHHLRSSGAPGPSSFEAEDIGMAFGMISPPPGSGPYVGSSAAAGGSRVGNSTSSLRGAGGRSGLYYSPPGTSYTIVERPHSPHYYFNSAGVPTKGGSLPGRGSAYLSSSPASHMAAGTAGTLPTSTAASGRSMGQHASSNGNKKRPISPEQVLRMFGATQSSSVPTSSYHYSNGGTRDRDRTGRGGPASSPPSTTHQIYRDRERERDRSVPNIHELTTRTVSMSRDQQIDHGFGICVKGGKDSGLGVYISRIEENSVAERAGLRPGDTILEVNGTPFTSINHEEALKRCVQILKSSRQISMTVRAPPTLNSTAPLHGFGPPSRDPMYASMAPPLHPQNQAAAAAAAAAASGAGLPFRQTCSWMDRHGRPASPPMEYGGRRSERRDRIRRVELLIEPGQSLGLMIRGGVEYGLGIFVTGVDKDSVADRSGLMIGDEILEVNGQSFLDVTHDEAVGQLKYHKRMSLVIRDVGKVPHSCTSIEMEPWDAYSPTGTRARRKGQIATMVEEKARSLLPRHHFASLSYYIAEYSAKAMTIDAFVAVLLEMLDTYEKHTLVTEIRELVFPEDRTRYDELVYRRERDPYSVDRHRRKGDPARDLPVTADDLEIIAATGRSPSSDSGLGMTVTDIHKRPALQLPHRPMSAGPILHRSQPASHYQTGSNQSSSSLSPPQQQQQQQHYQPHHASLRHLGGIGGNVGSGRHHHHPLGPSQLKFRQTKDNQQQEYGCDEHRTRRGSETLLPEYEPDAEQELATKLSRSFDMKEEGGTLLGDKGVRRHQSMQRLSAEQNGGSTTEQTHEHNPNVVPDHRGNLHITVKKTKPILGIAIEGGANTKHPLPRIINIHENGAAFEAGGLEVGQLILEVDGTKVEGLHHQEVARLIAECFANREKAEITFLVVEAKKSNLEPKPTALIFLEA; from the exons ATGCGCCTTGGGGGCAGTGGCATTCCATACGACGGCGACCCCCTGACAATGAGCGCAGCTGGCAACGACTATGCCGAACTCTGTGATCTTGGACCCTCGCGATGGAGTGCCCGACCCTACGGATACAATGCGACCGCAGCGGCAGCCGCCAGCTTTGGCCTTGGGCCCTCAATGGGCGGAACGCAGTCGTCGTCGAGCGTGCCGACGGGCGGATCGGCGGGACTCAGTGGTCACCACCTGCGCAGTAGTGGAGCGCCGGGGCCGAGCAGCTTCGAGGCGGAGGACATTGGAATGGCCTTTGGCATGATCAGTCCGCCGCCGGGCAGCGGACCCTACGTTGGCtcgtcggcggcggcgggcGGTTCGCGCGTTGGCAACAGCACCAGTTCGTTGCGCGGTGCCGGCGGTCGATCCGGATTGTATTACTCCCCGCCGGGCACCTCTTACACGATCGTCGAGCGCCCCCACTCGCCGCACTACTACTTCAACTCGGCGGGCGTGCCCACCAAGGGCGGCTCGTTGCCGGGGCGTGGCAGCGCCTATCTCAGCTCCTCACCCGCCAGCCACATGGCCGCCGGAACGGCGGGCACACTACCCACATCGACGGCGGCCAGTGGGCGATCGATGGGCCAGCACGCGagcagcaacggcaacaaGAAGCGGCCCATATCGCCGGAGCAGGTGCTCCGCATGTTCGGCGCCACCCAGTCGTCATCAGTTCCTACGAGTAGCTACCACTACAGCAACGGCGGCACGCGGGATCGGGATCGCACCGGCAGGGGGGGCCCCGCCAGCAGTCCGCCTTCCACCACCCACCAG ATTTATCGGGATCGGGAGCGGGAAAGGGATCGTAGTGTCccgaatatccatgaacttaCGACGCGAACCGTTTCCATGTCGCGCGACCAGCAAATCGATCATGGCTTCGGCATTTGCGTAAAAGGAGGCAAAGACTCAG gctTAGGCGTCTACATCTCACGCATCGAGGAAAATTCGGTGGCCGAGCGCGCTGGCTTGCGACCCGGTGATACAATCCTAGAGGTGAATGGCACCCCCTTCACCTCAATCAATCACGAGGAGGCGCTGAAG AGATGTGTGCAGATATTGAAATCGTCACGTCAAATCAGTATGACGGTGCGAGCGCCGCCCACTCTGAACTCGACCGCCCCGCTCCACGGCTTCGGTCCGCCCTCCCGCGACCCCATGTACGCGTCGATGGCTCCCCCCCTGCACCCACAGAACCaggcggcagcggcagcagcggcggcggcggcctCCGGGGCGGGTCTGCCCTTCCGCCAGACCTGCTCCTGGATGGACCGCCACGGACGACCCGCCTCCCCGCCCATGGAGTACGGGGGCAGGCGCAGCGAGCGAAGGGATCG CATACGTCGTGTAGAGCTGCTGATCGAGCCGGGTCAATCTCTGGGCCTGATGATCCGTGGCGGCGTGGAGTACGGCCTGGGGATCTTTGTCACCGGCGTGGATAAGGACAGCGTGGCGGATCGTTCCGGACTGATGATTGGCGACGAGATCCTCGAGGTCAATGGGCAATCCTTTCTCGATGTGACGCACGACGAAGCGGTGGGTCAGTTGAAGTACCACAAACGCATGTCGCTGGTGATACGTGACGTGGGCAAGGTGCCCCACTCCTGCACCTCCATCGAGATGGAGCCCTGGGACGCCTACAGTCCAACGGGCACAAG AGCACGCCGAAAAGGTCAAATTGCGACCATGGTGGAGGAGAAGGCGCGCTCCCTGCTGCCCCGTCATCACTTTGCAAGCCTTTCGTACTATATTGCCGAATATAGTGCGAAAGCAATGACCATAGATGCCTTTGTTGCCGTCTTGTTAGAGATGTTAGATACGTACGAAAAG CACACGCTAGTGACGGAAATACGGGAATTAGTTTTCCCCGAGGATCGCACGCGATACGATGAGCTCGTCTATCGCAGAGAACGCGATCCTTATAGCGTGGATAGGCATAGG CGTAAGGGAGACCCCGCCCGTGATTTGCCG GTAACTGCCGATGATTTGGAAATAATAGCCGCCACCGGACGGAGTCCTTCGTCGGACTCGGGCCTGGGCATGACCGTAACGGATATACACAAACG ACCCGCACTACAGTTGCCCCATCGGCCCATGTCGGCGGGACCCATACTGCATCGCTCACAGCCAGCATCACATTATCAGACAGGCAGCAACCAGTCCTCATCATCATTGTCGCctccacaacaacaacagcagcagcaacactaTCAACCCCACCATGCCTCATTGCGTCATCTGGGCGGTATCGGCGGCAACGTGGGATCCGGTCGTCATCATCACCATCCGTTGGGACCAAGTCAATTGAAATTCAGGCAGACCAAAGACAATCAGCAACAG GAATACGGCTGTGATGAGCACAGAACTCGCCGGGGCAGCGAAACCCTTTTACCGGAATACGAACCAGATGCG GAACAG GAGTTGGCCACAAAACTCTCAAGAAGTTTCGATATGAAGGAAGAAGGCGGCACATTGCTGGGCGATAAAGGTGTACGAAGGCATCAG TCCATGCAGCGTCTGTCAGCGGAGCAAAATGGTGGTTCAACGACTGAACAAACACATGAACACAATCCAAACGTCGTACCTGATCATAGAGGCAACTTACACATTACAGTTAAGAAAACCAAACCAATTTTAGGTATTGCTATCGAAGGTGGTGCTAATACAAAACACCCGCTCCCTAGGATAATCAATATCCAT GAAAATGGTGCAGCATTTGAAGCGGGCGGCCTAGAAGTCGGCCAACTCATCCTGGAGGTAGATGGAACCAAAGTGGAGGGTCTGCATCATCAG GAGGTTGCTCGACTAATAGCCGAATGCTTTGCTAATCGTGAAAAGGCTGAAATAACCTTCTTAGTTGTCGaagcaaaaaaatcaaatttggaACCGAAGCCGACGGCGCTGATATTTTTAGAAGCCTAA
- the LOC117139770 gene encoding uncharacterized protein LOC117139770 isoform X3 encodes MRLGGSGIPYDGDPLTMSAAGNDYAELCDLGPSRWSARPYGYNATAAAAASFGLGPSMGGTQSSSSVPTGGSAGLSGHHLRSSGAPGPSSFEAEDIGMAFGMISPPPGSGPYVGSSAAAGGSRVGNSTSSLRGAGGRSGLYYSPPGTSYTIVERPHSPHYYFNSAGVPTKGGSLPGRGSAYLSSSPASHMAAGTAGTLPTSTAASGRSMGQHASSNGNKKRPISPEQVLRMFGATQSSSVPTSSYHYSNGGTRDRDRTGRGGPASSPPSTTHQIYRDRERERDRSVPNIHELTTRTVSMSRDQQIDHGFGICVKGGKDSGLGVYISRIEENSVAERAGLRPGDTILEVNGTPFTSINHEEALKRCVQILKSSRQISMTVRAPPTLNSTAPLHGFGPPSRDPMYASMAPPLHPQNQAAAAAAAAAASGAGLPFRQTCSWMDRHGRPASPPMEYGGRRSERRDRIRRVELLIEPGQSLGLMIRGGVEYGLGIFVTGVDKDSVADRSGLMIGDEILEVNGQSFLDVTHDEAVGQLKYHKRMSLVIRDVGKVPHSCTSIEMEPWDAYSPTGTRARRKGQIATMVEEKARSLLPRHHFASLSYYIAEYSAKAMTIDAFVAVLLEMLDTYEKHTLVTEIRELVFPEDRTRYDELVYRRERDPYSVDRHRRKGDPARDLPVTADDLEIIAATGRSPSSDSGLGMTVTDIHKRPALQLPHRPMSAGPILHRSQPASHYQTGSNQSSSSLSPPQQQQQQQHYQPHHASLRHLGGIGGNVGSGRHHHHPLGPSQLKFRQTKDNQQQEYGCDEHRTRRGSETLLPEYEPDAEQGGYLDGLRSHLGGLTQRVKSWYWGRPLSMQRLSAEQNGGSTTEQTHEHNPNVVPDHRGNLHITVKKTKPILGIAIEGGANTKHPLPRIINIHENGAAFEAGGLEVGQLILEVDGTKVEGLHHQEVARLIAECFANREKAEITFLVVEAKKSNLEPKPTALIFLEA; translated from the exons ATGCGCCTTGGGGGCAGTGGCATTCCATACGACGGCGACCCCCTGACAATGAGCGCAGCTGGCAACGACTATGCCGAACTCTGTGATCTTGGACCCTCGCGATGGAGTGCCCGACCCTACGGATACAATGCGACCGCAGCGGCAGCCGCCAGCTTTGGCCTTGGGCCCTCAATGGGCGGAACGCAGTCGTCGTCGAGCGTGCCGACGGGCGGATCGGCGGGACTCAGTGGTCACCACCTGCGCAGTAGTGGAGCGCCGGGGCCGAGCAGCTTCGAGGCGGAGGACATTGGAATGGCCTTTGGCATGATCAGTCCGCCGCCGGGCAGCGGACCCTACGTTGGCtcgtcggcggcggcgggcGGTTCGCGCGTTGGCAACAGCACCAGTTCGTTGCGCGGTGCCGGCGGTCGATCCGGATTGTATTACTCCCCGCCGGGCACCTCTTACACGATCGTCGAGCGCCCCCACTCGCCGCACTACTACTTCAACTCGGCGGGCGTGCCCACCAAGGGCGGCTCGTTGCCGGGGCGTGGCAGCGCCTATCTCAGCTCCTCACCCGCCAGCCACATGGCCGCCGGAACGGCGGGCACACTACCCACATCGACGGCGGCCAGTGGGCGATCGATGGGCCAGCACGCGagcagcaacggcaacaaGAAGCGGCCCATATCGCCGGAGCAGGTGCTCCGCATGTTCGGCGCCACCCAGTCGTCATCAGTTCCTACGAGTAGCTACCACTACAGCAACGGCGGCACGCGGGATCGGGATCGCACCGGCAGGGGGGGCCCCGCCAGCAGTCCGCCTTCCACCACCCACCAG ATTTATCGGGATCGGGAGCGGGAAAGGGATCGTAGTGTCccgaatatccatgaacttaCGACGCGAACCGTTTCCATGTCGCGCGACCAGCAAATCGATCATGGCTTCGGCATTTGCGTAAAAGGAGGCAAAGACTCAG gctTAGGCGTCTACATCTCACGCATCGAGGAAAATTCGGTGGCCGAGCGCGCTGGCTTGCGACCCGGTGATACAATCCTAGAGGTGAATGGCACCCCCTTCACCTCAATCAATCACGAGGAGGCGCTGAAG AGATGTGTGCAGATATTGAAATCGTCACGTCAAATCAGTATGACGGTGCGAGCGCCGCCCACTCTGAACTCGACCGCCCCGCTCCACGGCTTCGGTCCGCCCTCCCGCGACCCCATGTACGCGTCGATGGCTCCCCCCCTGCACCCACAGAACCaggcggcagcggcagcagcggcggcggcggcctCCGGGGCGGGTCTGCCCTTCCGCCAGACCTGCTCCTGGATGGACCGCCACGGACGACCCGCCTCCCCGCCCATGGAGTACGGGGGCAGGCGCAGCGAGCGAAGGGATCG CATACGTCGTGTAGAGCTGCTGATCGAGCCGGGTCAATCTCTGGGCCTGATGATCCGTGGCGGCGTGGAGTACGGCCTGGGGATCTTTGTCACCGGCGTGGATAAGGACAGCGTGGCGGATCGTTCCGGACTGATGATTGGCGACGAGATCCTCGAGGTCAATGGGCAATCCTTTCTCGATGTGACGCACGACGAAGCGGTGGGTCAGTTGAAGTACCACAAACGCATGTCGCTGGTGATACGTGACGTGGGCAAGGTGCCCCACTCCTGCACCTCCATCGAGATGGAGCCCTGGGACGCCTACAGTCCAACGGGCACAAG AGCACGCCGAAAAGGTCAAATTGCGACCATGGTGGAGGAGAAGGCGCGCTCCCTGCTGCCCCGTCATCACTTTGCAAGCCTTTCGTACTATATTGCCGAATATAGTGCGAAAGCAATGACCATAGATGCCTTTGTTGCCGTCTTGTTAGAGATGTTAGATACGTACGAAAAG CACACGCTAGTGACGGAAATACGGGAATTAGTTTTCCCCGAGGATCGCACGCGATACGATGAGCTCGTCTATCGCAGAGAACGCGATCCTTATAGCGTGGATAGGCATAGG CGTAAGGGAGACCCCGCCCGTGATTTGCCG GTAACTGCCGATGATTTGGAAATAATAGCCGCCACCGGACGGAGTCCTTCGTCGGACTCGGGCCTGGGCATGACCGTAACGGATATACACAAACG ACCCGCACTACAGTTGCCCCATCGGCCCATGTCGGCGGGACCCATACTGCATCGCTCACAGCCAGCATCACATTATCAGACAGGCAGCAACCAGTCCTCATCATCATTGTCGCctccacaacaacaacagcagcagcaacactaTCAACCCCACCATGCCTCATTGCGTCATCTGGGCGGTATCGGCGGCAACGTGGGATCCGGTCGTCATCATCACCATCCGTTGGGACCAAGTCAATTGAAATTCAGGCAGACCAAAGACAATCAGCAACAG GAATACGGCTGTGATGAGCACAGAACTCGCCGGGGCAGCGAAACCCTTTTACCGGAATACGAACCAGATGCG GAACAG GGCGGCTACTTAGATGGACTGCGTTCACATTTGGGTGGTTTAACACAACGTGTCAAATCATGGTATTGGGGACGACCTCTA TCCATGCAGCGTCTGTCAGCGGAGCAAAATGGTGGTTCAACGACTGAACAAACACATGAACACAATCCAAACGTCGTACCTGATCATAGAGGCAACTTACACATTACAGTTAAGAAAACCAAACCAATTTTAGGTATTGCTATCGAAGGTGGTGCTAATACAAAACACCCGCTCCCTAGGATAATCAATATCCAT GAAAATGGTGCAGCATTTGAAGCGGGCGGCCTAGAAGTCGGCCAACTCATCCTGGAGGTAGATGGAACCAAAGTGGAGGGTCTGCATCATCAG GAGGTTGCTCGACTAATAGCCGAATGCTTTGCTAATCGTGAAAAGGCTGAAATAACCTTCTTAGTTGTCGaagcaaaaaaatcaaatttggaACCGAAGCCGACGGCGCTGATATTTTTAGAAGCCTAA